The window AATTAGAGTTTTTGTGCAGCGAGTTGGGTTGGTTCTACGACGCCCACCGTGCACAGGTAGACTGCCATGCCTTGCTGCGTGTCTTGTCAACGCCTTTGAAATCAGACAAACCAGAAGGTGCTGTCACGGGTCTCTTGCAACTCTTCAAGGCGTCCCAAAACGCTCGCACTGTGGTCAAAGCCTTCGGCTCCCCCTTTGAAACCAAAGACAAGCTCAAATCCCGCGGCTACCGCTGGGACGCAGAAGCCAGAGTTTGGTACACCGCTGTGAAATCAGCAGACGCTTTGGATGCCGAAGCCGAATGGCTTAAAGCGGAGGTTTATGGGGGCAGGGCAGCCCGAATTGGGCTTGAAACGCAAGACGCGCGGGTCCAGTTTTCCAGTCGAAGTGGCAAATCAGGTGACCGCATCCTGTAATTTGAAAGATTTCGAGCGCTCTGAGGGCGGCGCAGGGCGCCAAAGACTGGGATAATCGCGGGTTCGGGAATTTATCTTTTCCATTCCGGAAAATGCACATTCCCCTCCCTTTTGAAGAGCATCCCAGCCATGGCCCAATACGTTTTTTCCATGAACCGCGTCGGCAAGATCGTGCCGCCGAAGCGTCAAATTCTCAAAGACATTTCCCTCAGCTTCTTCCCTGGCGCCAAAATTGGTGTGCTCGGCTTGAACGGTTCCGGCAAGTCCACCTTGCTGAAAATCATGGCCGGCATCGACAAGGAAATTGAAGGCGAAGCCATTCCCATGGCCGGACTCAAAATTGGGTATCTGCCCCAAGAGCCCCAAATGGACCCCAACGAAACCGTGCGCGAAGCGGTTGAAGGCGGCATGGGCGAAGTGAAAGCGGCGCAGGCTCGACTCGAAGAAGTCTATGCAGCCTACGCTGAAGAAGACGCCGACTTCGATGCGCTCGCCGCCGAGCAAGCTAAGTTGGAAGCCATCATTTCCACAGCGGGCGATGCGTCCGATCACCAACTCGAAATTGCAGCTGACGCTTTGCGTTTGCCCCCGTGGGATGCCGTCATTGGCAAACTCTCTGGTGGTGAAAAACGCCGCGTCGCTTTGTGCCGCTTGTTGCTCAGCCGCCCCGACATGTTGCTGCTGGACGAACCCACCAACCACTTGGACGCAGAAAGTGTCGATTGGCTTGAGTTGTTCTTGCAACGCTTCCCCGGCACCGTGGTGGCCATTACCCACGACCGTTACTTCCTAGACAACGCGGCCGAATGGATTTTGGAATTGGACCGTGGTCACGGCATTCCTTACAAAGGCAACTACTCCACTTGGTTGGAGCAAAAAGAAGCCCGCTTGGAGCAAGAACAGCGCACCGAAGACGCTCGCACCAAGGCCATGAAAAAGGAATTGGAATGGGCACGTTCCAACCCCAAAGGTCGCCAGGCCAAGAGCAAGGCCCGTTTGGCACGCTTCGAGGAATTGAGCGATTACGACTACCAAAAGCGCAATGAAACACAGGAAATTTTCATTCCGGTGGCTGAGCGTTTGGGCAATGAAGTGTTCGAATTCACCAACGTCAGCAAGTCCTTCGGCGACCGTTTGCTGATCGACAACCTCAGCTTCAAAGTACCCGCTGGCGCCATCGTCGGCATCATCGGCCCTAACGGTGCCGGTAAATCAACTTTGTTCAAACTGATTGCTGGCAAAGAGCAACCAGACAGTGGCACGATCAAGGTTGGTCAGACCGTCAAGATGGCCTTCGTTGACCAAAACCGGGACGACTTGTCCAACGAAAAAACCGTTTGGGAAGATGTGTCCGGTGGCCTCGACATCATCACTGTCGGCAAATTCCAAATGCCAAGCCGTGCCTATTGCGGCCGCTTCAACTTCAATGGTGGCGACCAACAAAAGAAAGTCGGCATGCTGTCGGGTGGTGAGCGCGGTCGTTTGCACTTGGCCAAAACACTGATCGAAGGCGGCAACGTGTTGCTGCTGGACGAACCCTCCAACGACTTGGACGTGGAAACATTGCGCGCCTTGGAAGATGCCTTGCTGGAGTTTGCAGGCTCGGTCATGGTCATCAGCCACGATCGTTGGTTCCTTGACCGCATTGCGACCCACATCTTGGCCGCCGAAGGCGACAGCCAGTGGGTGTTCTTTGACGGCAACTACCAAGAGTACGAAGCCGACAAGAAAAAACGTTTGGGCGAAGAGGGCGCCAAGCCCAAGCGCGTGCGTTTCAAGGCCTTGAAGTAATTCTTTGGCTGCAAAATTTATGCGCGGAGCTGTGCCATGAAACCCATGCGCCTTGAAGACATTCTCTTCAGCCAAGGTTTCGGCACTCGCCGCGTTTGCGCAGGCTTGGTGCAGCAGGGCTACGTCAGCGTCAATGGCGAGGTGCAAGAAGACCCCGGCGCTTTCTTCGACCCCGAAAACCTCAAGTTCAAAGTGCAGGGCACCGAGTGGCCGTACTTTGACCGTGCCTACCTCATGCTGCACAAGCCCACAGGCACTGAGTGTTCGCAAAAGCCATCCACATGGCCCAGCATTTACACCTTGCTGCCTTCGCCCTTAAGAACGCGTCCCCAAAAGGCCGCTGTGCAAGGCGTGCAAGCAGTGGGCCGCCTAGACCAAGACACCACGGGCTTGTTATTGCTGACCGATGACGGCAAGTTCATTCACCGCATGAGCTCGCCCAAGCACCACATGTCCAAGGTGTACGAGGTGACTACCAAGCACGAGATCACCTACAGCCAAGTTGAAAAATTGTTGGCCGGCGTGGTGTTGGACGACAGTCCCAAACCCGTCAAAGCCGCGGCTTGCGAAAAAGTGTCAGACACACATTTGAGGCTCACGCTCACCGAAGGCAAGTACCACCAAGTTAAACGCATGCTGGCGGCAGTAGGCAATCGGGTTGAAGGTTTGCACCGCAGTGCCATCGGCAATTTGCAATTGCCTGAAGATTTGGCGGCAGGTCAGTGGCGTTGGATTTTGCCCAGCGAACTTGAGAAATATTTCAAAGCCTGAAGCACTCGCTGGGGTTGGTCTTTGTGCGGACTGTGGCCACACTGGGACAACTTGACCACTTGGGTATGTGGCACCTGCTCAGCAATCTCATCAATCTGCGCCATGGTGCCGTAAGCATCGTCCATGCCCTGGATGGCCAACAAGGGGGCTTGAATGTGGTGCAGCAAAGGGCGAATGTCGAAGCTTCTAAATTCTTCACTCAGCCACACATCGTTCCATTGCCAAAACGCCACATCGACATCTTTGTGAAACGCCGCAAGCCTCGGCTTTAATTTGTCATAGTTGTCTCGGGCTTGAGAAATGGCCTGAATGGAAATGTCTTCCACCATCACATGCGGCGCCATGACAACGCAAGAAGCCACCTCAAATTGACTGGCATGAATCAAGGCGATGGTGCCGCCATCTGAGTGACCGATCAGCAGGGGGCTTTGAATGTTCAAGGCTGCCAGCAAAGCGGGCAAAACCACCTGTGCTTCATGGTGCATGTAGTCGGCACGAAGGCGCCCAGCGCCGCGCACATCCGGGATGCCCTCGGACTGACCATAACCTCTGCGTGAATAAACCCACCCCTCGCAATCTAAGCTTTCGCAAACTTTTTGGGGCCAATCTTTCCACAAGGCCACACTGCCCAGACCTTCGTGCAAAAAGACACAGCTGGGTTTGGGCGAGAGCGTGTTCGAGGCTTGCGCGCGAGGAATGTGGAGAACCTCTAATTCAAGACCTTTGACGGCGATCAAAGTAGGTGACGTCATGCGCACATTTTGACATCAGAATGTCCTTAATTTGTCAAAGTTAGAGGCCATGCCCCAACGCGCTGTTGCAATACCCCAGTACACTTGAGGGATGATATTTCGCGCACTGACACTCTCACTAGGCTTGGCCACTTTCAGCATCGCTTCTGCCATGTCCGCAACGCCGCAGCCAGCACCTGCCGCTCCCGCAGTTCAAGCGCCAGCGCCCATTTTTGTTTTGAATTCGCTGGATGGCAACGTCAGTGTGATTGACCCCGTCACTTGGACAGAAACCAAACGCATTCCAACAGGCAAAGAGCCCCATCATTTGTACCTCACGCCCGACGAAAAATCGGTCATTGTGGCCAACGCACTGTCCGACTCGCTCACTTTTATCGATCCACGCACAGCAGAAGTTCAGCGCGTGGTGTCAGGCATTTTGGATCCCTACCAGTTGCGTTTCTCGCCTGACATGAAATGGTTTGTGACGGTGGCCAACCGCCTCAACCACCTTGACATTTACAAGTGGGATGGCCAAACGCCCACCTTGGTCAAGCGCATATCTTCCTCCAAAACACCCAGCCACCTTTGGATAGACAGCAAGAGCACCACGGTGTGGGCCACCATGCAAGACAGCAATGAGTTGGTGGCAGTAGATCTTGCGACGCAAGCGATCAAGTGGCGCGTCAAAACTGGCACCATGCCCGCCGATGTGTTCGGCACCCCCGACGACAAGCACTTGTTGATCGGTTTGACGGGCGGCGATGGGGTGGAGGTTTATGACGTTTCGAACGGTCCTGCACAAAAAATCAAAAAAATCACAACAGGCAAGGGCGCGCATGCATTCCGTGCCATTGGTGACAAACAACACGTGCTGGTCAGCAACCGAGTGGCCAACACCATCAGCAAAATTGATTACAAAAACTTCACCGTGGTGGACCAATACCCCGGCCCAACCGGTCCTGATTGCATGGACATCACGGCCGATGGCAAAACCATTTTGTTGGCATCACGTTGGGCGCAAAAACTGAGTGTCATCGACATGAGCACGCGCAAAGTGGTTCGACAAATCAAAGTGGGCAAGTCGCCGCATGGTGTGTGGACCTTAGACCATGCGCCTCGTCAGTAAGCTCGGCAAGAAGTGCTTGGGCTGGGGCTTGTTGGCCTCAGTCCTCACAAGTTCTGCTTGGGCCCTGAATGGTGTGCCCACCACGCCGCAGTGCAAAAAGCCGGTGTACCTGACCTTTGACACGGGCCACATGGGCGTCGCGCCCCTGATCTCACAAGTGTTACAAAAGCACCAAGTGCCCGTGACCTATTTTGCGGCGCATGAAAAAACGCAAGAGGGCGACGGCACCTTGGGCCAGTACTGGGCCCCTTGGTGGAAAGCGCAAGCTGCCAATGGCCACGACTTTGCAAGCCACACTTATGACCATGCCTATTGGCGTGCCGACATCGACGCGCAACATTTCAAAATTCGGCCTAGCGCAGGTGAGCAGAATGGCCAAAATTTAAACTGGCACGCAGCGGATTACTGTGCCAATTTGAAGAAAGCCAGTGATCGTTTGGAAGTCATGACGGGGCGCAAGGCCTTGCCTTTGTTTCGCGCGCCCGGTGGCAAAACATCGCCCGCTTTGTTGCAGGCGGCCAAAGATTGCGGCTACACCCATGTCGGGTGGTCGCCTGCAGGATTTTTAGGGGACGAGCTTTCGAGTCAAACACATCCCAACCCAAAGCTTTTGGCAAGTGCCCTGAAGAACATCCGCAGTGGGGATATTTTGATGGCGCATTTGGGCATCTGGTCGCGTCAAGACCCGTGGGCACCTGCCGTGCTGGAGCCTCTGGTCTTAGGCTTGAAAGAAAAGGGTTTTTGCTTTGCCAGCTTGCGTCAGCACCCGCAATATTCGAAACTCTTGGCTGATGTGCCTCACTGAAACTCCTTAGGCTGAACGCTTCAACATGCTTTCCAATGTTGTCAATTTTTTCACGGAAGCGTTTGCTAATTTGCAAACCTTGCTGTTTGAAAATGTGGTGCTACCCATCGCCTTTAATGGCGGTGCCGGCAACCTGCTCGATGTGGCTTTTGAAGGCACGGGCTGGTTGTTGGTGGGCTTGATTCAAATTGCGATCATGGTGTGCCTGATTGCACCTTTGGAAAGATGGCGTCCTATCGAACAGCAGCCTGATGCAGCAGCCGTGCGTGTAGATGTCATTTACACCTTGGTCCAGCGTTTGGGCTTGTTCAAGTTGTTCATGTTTTTCACGTTTGAAAATGCCATTGAAACAGGCTTTGGCTTGCTTCGGGTTGAAGGTTTTCCCACTTTGAACATCGATGCCATCTGGCCAGGTGTCACCGATCAGGCTGCCGTGAGTTTTGTGCTGTACTTGATTGTTTTTGATTTGGTGCACTACCTGATTCACCGCGGTCAGCACCAGTTCAACCGCTGGTGGGCTTTGCACTCGCTGCACCATTCGCAGCGCCACATGACGCTGTGGACGGACAATCGAAATCACCTGCTCGATGATGTGATCACAGCCATGCTGCTGTCTATCGTGGCCAAGTTGATTGGCGTCGGCCCTGGCCAGTTTGTAGCTTTGGTGGCAGTCAGTCAGTTGTGGGAGAACTTGCAGCACGCTAATTTCAAATGCAGTTTTGGTTGGCTGGGCGATCGCTTGTTGATCAGTCCGCGTTTTCACCGACTGCATCACAGCATTGGCATTGGGCACGAGTCAGCAGGACGAAAAACTTTGGGTGGCCACAATTTTGGGGTTCTCTTTCCTTGGTGGGACATGCTATTTAAAACCGCTGATTTTTCCGATCGCTACGACCCCACGGGCGTTCGCGATCAAGTCGAAGAAGGGCGAGACTATGGCCGTGGTTATTGGGCTCAGCAGAAATTAGGTTTGGTTCGCCTTTTTGAGCGGAGGCTAAACGCATGAGGAACATGGCCGATTCTTTTTGGCGTGCTGTTGCTTATTGCTTTCACCCCAAAGTGATCTTCTTGTCGCTGGTCCCTTTGATCTTGATGATGGTCATTGTGATGGGCTTAGGGGCGTTGTACTGGGATGCCGCATTGCAAAGTGTGCGTGTTTGGTTGGATGCCAGCAGCACCTTAGACTGGGCTTGGCTTTGGTTAGAGCGCATGGGCTTGATGAGCCTGAAATCGGTCGTGCCCCCCTTGCTGCTGATTGTGGCTGTCACCCCATTGGTGGTGGTCATGTCTTTGTTGGCCGTCTCCTTCATGATGACACCCGCCTTGGTGAACATGGTGGCCGATCGACGTTTTGCGCAGCTCGAACGCAAGCGCGGCGGATCGATGTTGCAGGGCTTGGCTTGGACTCTTTTGTCTGTGGTGTTGGCCTTGGGTGCTTTGGTTTTGACCTTGCCTCTGTGGTGGTTGCCTCCCATGGCCATGGTGATGCCCGCACTCATCTGGGGTTGGTTGACTTATCGCGTCATGACCTATGACGTGTTGGCCGACCATGCCTCTCGCGCCGAACGCTTAGAGTTGATGCGACGCTATCGTTTTCAGTTACTCGTCATGGGAGTGATCACGGGCCTGATGGGTGCGGCGCCCAGCTTGGTATGGGCCTCAGGCGCCTTGTTTGTGGCTGCCTTTGTGGTCCTCATTCCCATTGCAGTTTGGATTTACACCCTGGTGTTTATTTTTTCAGCACTTTGGTTTGTGCATTTCTTGCTCGATGCGCTCTCACAAGTTCGTGCGGAGCCGCCTGCAACTTGGCGCAAGGATTCAACCCAAGCCGCCGACATCGTCGATGTCGAATCCAAAATATTGAATGCTTGAATGCATTCGCTTTCATTGAACACCACAAGGCTCGCATGACCTCCTTGAATCACACGCCAGTGCAGGCCTCGCAGCCTGCACCTGCCATTGGCCTGATCATCATTGGCGATGAAATTTTGTCAGGCAAACGTGCCGACAAGCACCTTCCCAAGTTCATCGAGTTGCTCACCGAGCGTGGTTTGCAGTTGTCATGGGCAGAGTACGTGGGTGATTCGCCAGAGCGCATCACAGCCGTTTTGGCGCGGGCCTTTGCATCGGGTGATGTGGTGTTTTCATGCGGGGGCATTGGCGCAACACCCGACGACCACACCCGGCAATGTGCCGCCAAAGCTTTGGGCGTGCCACTGGCATTGCAAGCTGAGGCCAAGGCGCTGATATTGGAGCGCGTGCGCGATGTGGCCCTAGAGCAAGGTTTGCCC is drawn from Limnohabitans sp. 103DPR2 and contains these coding sequences:
- a CDS encoding sterol desaturase family protein, with amino-acid sequence MLSNVVNFFTEAFANLQTLLFENVVLPIAFNGGAGNLLDVAFEGTGWLLVGLIQIAIMVCLIAPLERWRPIEQQPDAAAVRVDVIYTLVQRLGLFKLFMFFTFENAIETGFGLLRVEGFPTLNIDAIWPGVTDQAAVSFVLYLIVFDLVHYLIHRGQHQFNRWWALHSLHHSQRHMTLWTDNRNHLLDDVITAMLLSIVAKLIGVGPGQFVALVAVSQLWENLQHANFKCSFGWLGDRLLISPRFHRLHHSIGIGHESAGRKTLGGHNFGVLFPWWDMLFKTADFSDRYDPTGVRDQVEEGRDYGRGYWAQQKLGLVRLFERRLNA
- a CDS encoding polysaccharide deacetylase family protein: MRLVSKLGKKCLGWGLLASVLTSSAWALNGVPTTPQCKKPVYLTFDTGHMGVAPLISQVLQKHQVPVTYFAAHEKTQEGDGTLGQYWAPWWKAQAANGHDFASHTYDHAYWRADIDAQHFKIRPSAGEQNGQNLNWHAADYCANLKKASDRLEVMTGRKALPLFRAPGGKTSPALLQAAKDCGYTHVGWSPAGFLGDELSSQTHPNPKLLASALKNIRSGDILMAHLGIWSRQDPWAPAVLEPLVLGLKEKGFCFASLRQHPQYSKLLADVPH
- the ettA gene encoding energy-dependent translational throttle protein EttA: MAQYVFSMNRVGKIVPPKRQILKDISLSFFPGAKIGVLGLNGSGKSTLLKIMAGIDKEIEGEAIPMAGLKIGYLPQEPQMDPNETVREAVEGGMGEVKAAQARLEEVYAAYAEEDADFDALAAEQAKLEAIISTAGDASDHQLEIAADALRLPPWDAVIGKLSGGEKRRVALCRLLLSRPDMLLLDEPTNHLDAESVDWLELFLQRFPGTVVAITHDRYFLDNAAEWILELDRGHGIPYKGNYSTWLEQKEARLEQEQRTEDARTKAMKKELEWARSNPKGRQAKSKARLARFEELSDYDYQKRNETQEIFIPVAERLGNEVFEFTNVSKSFGDRLLIDNLSFKVPAGAIVGIIGPNGAGKSTLFKLIAGKEQPDSGTIKVGQTVKMAFVDQNRDDLSNEKTVWEDVSGGLDIITVGKFQMPSRAYCGRFNFNGGDQQKKVGMLSGGERGRLHLAKTLIEGGNVLLLDEPSNDLDVETLRALEDALLEFAGSVMVISHDRWFLDRIATHILAAEGDSQWVFFDGNYQEYEADKKKRLGEEGAKPKRVRFKALK
- a CDS encoding pseudouridine synthase; protein product: MRLEDILFSQGFGTRRVCAGLVQQGYVSVNGEVQEDPGAFFDPENLKFKVQGTEWPYFDRAYLMLHKPTGTECSQKPSTWPSIYTLLPSPLRTRPQKAAVQGVQAVGRLDQDTTGLLLLTDDGKFIHRMSSPKHHMSKVYEVTTKHEITYSQVEKLLAGVVLDDSPKPVKAAACEKVSDTHLRLTLTEGKYHQVKRMLAAVGNRVEGLHRSAIGNLQLPEDLAAGQWRWILPSELEKYFKA
- a CDS encoding EI24 domain-containing protein, whose product is MADSFWRAVAYCFHPKVIFLSLVPLILMMVIVMGLGALYWDAALQSVRVWLDASSTLDWAWLWLERMGLMSLKSVVPPLLLIVAVTPLVVVMSLLAVSFMMTPALVNMVADRRFAQLERKRGGSMLQGLAWTLLSVVLALGALVLTLPLWWLPPMAMVMPALIWGWLTYRVMTYDVLADHASRAERLELMRRYRFQLLVMGVITGLMGAAPSLVWASGALFVAAFVVLIPIAVWIYTLVFIFSALWFVHFLLDALSQVRAEPPATWRKDSTQAADIVDVESKILNA
- a CDS encoding YncE family protein is translated as MSATPQPAPAAPAVQAPAPIFVLNSLDGNVSVIDPVTWTETKRIPTGKEPHHLYLTPDEKSVIVANALSDSLTFIDPRTAEVQRVVSGILDPYQLRFSPDMKWFVTVANRLNHLDIYKWDGQTPTLVKRISSSKTPSHLWIDSKSTTVWATMQDSNELVAVDLATQAIKWRVKTGTMPADVFGTPDDKHLLIGLTGGDGVEVYDVSNGPAQKIKKITTGKGAHAFRAIGDKQHVLVSNRVANTISKIDYKNFTVVDQYPGPTGPDCMDITADGKTILLASRWAQKLSVIDMSTRKVVRQIKVGKSPHGVWTLDHAPRQ
- a CDS encoding alpha/beta fold hydrolase — its product is MTSPTLIAVKGLELEVLHIPRAQASNTLSPKPSCVFLHEGLGSVALWKDWPQKVCESLDCEGWVYSRRGYGQSEGIPDVRGAGRLRADYMHHEAQVVLPALLAALNIQSPLLIGHSDGGTIALIHASQFEVASCVVMAPHVMVEDISIQAISQARDNYDKLKPRLAAFHKDVDVAFWQWNDVWLSEEFRSFDIRPLLHHIQAPLLAIQGMDDAYGTMAQIDEIAEQVPHTQVVKLSQCGHSPHKDQPQRVLQALKYFSSSLGKIQRH